A genomic segment from Legionella quinlivanii encodes:
- a CDS encoding aldo/keto reductase family protein, producing the protein MNQDKLLPSILYGTAWKEEQTEVLCYQALKAGFTGIDTANQRRHYYEEGVGLGISQFLIESGQSRESLFLQSKYTYAEGQDHRKPYDESDSYANQVRQSLESSLSHLKTDYLDSYILHGPYSGQGLTEQDWEVWTTMEELAREGKVRMLGISNVNFAQFKALYQRAAIKPRFVQNRCFAVKLWDREIRQFCDEKSCVYQGFSLLTANYQYLANPKLHLLCKKYNTTLAQMIFRFALDIGILALTGTTSLQHMKEDLDIGNFLLMPSEIAQIEEIAF; encoded by the coding sequence ATGAATCAGGACAAATTGCTGCCATCGATTCTATACGGCACTGCCTGGAAGGAAGAGCAGACCGAAGTGCTGTGTTACCAGGCTTTGAAAGCTGGTTTTACTGGTATTGATACAGCTAATCAGCGCAGACACTATTATGAAGAAGGGGTTGGTCTCGGAATTAGTCAGTTTTTGATTGAGTCTGGACAAAGTCGTGAAAGTCTGTTTTTACAGAGCAAATACACCTATGCAGAGGGACAGGATCACCGAAAACCTTATGATGAAAGTGACTCCTATGCGAATCAGGTCCGGCAATCGCTGGAAAGCTCCCTTTCACATTTAAAGACTGATTATCTGGACTCTTATATTCTGCATGGCCCTTATTCCGGGCAGGGCTTAACTGAGCAGGATTGGGAGGTCTGGACTACAATGGAGGAACTGGCTCGCGAAGGAAAAGTCCGCATGCTGGGGATTTCCAATGTCAATTTTGCTCAATTTAAGGCACTCTACCAGCGAGCTGCAATAAAGCCTCGCTTTGTTCAGAATCGCTGTTTTGCTGTGAAATTGTGGGACAGGGAGATTAGACAGTTCTGTGATGAAAAATCCTGCGTCTATCAGGGATTCTCTTTGCTGACTGCCAATTATCAGTATCTTGCAAATCCTAAGCTTCATCTCTTATGTAAAAAGTACAATACAACACTGGCTCAGATGATTTTTCGGTTTGCCCTGGATATAGGCATTCTTGCGCTTACTGGTACAACCAGTCTGCAACATATGAAAGAGGACCTGGATATCGGCAATTTTTTACTGATGCCTTCCGAGATAGCGCAAATTGAAGAAATAGCTTTTTGA
- a CDS encoding DUF1415 domain-containing protein — translation MSSSPDLIVENTKRWIETFIIPLNLCPFAKREMKKQTVRFQIVEVDNMAEALQCLLDELHLLETKQMIETSFLIFPQQFEDFFHYLELLERGELLIQQEELEGIFQLASFHPDYYFSDTSSDDVTNFTNRSPYPMLHILREESLEKAIDGYGDTESIPVNNIRLLRKLGLDTVKKIIDGSEVFKKME, via the coding sequence ATGTCTTCATCCCCTGACCTGATTGTAGAAAATACCAAACGCTGGATAGAAACCTTTATTATCCCTCTTAATCTTTGTCCTTTTGCAAAACGCGAAATGAAAAAACAAACCGTCAGATTTCAGATTGTTGAAGTGGATAATATGGCCGAAGCCCTGCAGTGTTTACTCGATGAACTTCATCTGCTGGAAACTAAGCAGATGATTGAAACCAGTTTTCTAATTTTCCCGCAGCAATTTGAGGACTTTTTTCATTATCTGGAATTACTTGAGCGTGGAGAGTTATTAATTCAGCAAGAAGAACTCGAAGGTATTTTTCAGTTGGCAAGCTTTCATCCAGATTATTATTTTTCAGACACCTCAAGCGATGATGTTACTAATTTTACCAATCGCTCGCCTTATCCCATGCTCCATATTTTACGTGAAGAAAGCCTGGAGAAAGCGATAGACGGTTATGGTGATACTGAATCAATTCCTGTAAATAATATCCGCTTGTTAAGAAAACTGGGCCTGGATACAGTGAAGAAGATTATTGACGGATCTGAAGTTTTTAAAAAGATGGAGTGA
- a CDS encoding phasin family protein, whose amino-acid sequence MNQEYFEKWTEMAKKVQAPWQEIVELNVKTLQNLNYIKPEELANLKKPEELFEKQVRLLIENGHKTLDHMQRSFEIVEKAMLSMVQEAREKGGVH is encoded by the coding sequence ATGAATCAAGAATATTTTGAAAAATGGACTGAAATGGCTAAAAAGGTTCAGGCTCCTTGGCAAGAAATTGTAGAGTTAAATGTCAAAACTTTGCAAAACTTGAACTATATCAAGCCTGAAGAATTAGCTAACTTAAAAAAACCTGAAGAGTTGTTTGAAAAACAAGTCAGATTACTGATTGAGAATGGCCACAAAACGCTTGATCACATGCAACGTTCGTTTGAAATTGTGGAAAAAGCGATGCTGTCAATGGTTCAGGAAGCCCGCGAAAAGGGTGGGGTACATTAA
- a CDS encoding polyhydroxyalkanoate synthesis regulator DNA-binding domain-containing protein gives MSRLIKKYKNRRLYDMEKSKYITVEELQQYVIEGIDFRVEDSTSNQDITNSTLLQIFMEMESGTTQFLSPEVLRQLIILARHPMHQLFANMLEQFFTNMQASLKSNPYLNNAQQTNLVWQQQMQQFVSQWQKIFKTS, from the coding sequence ATGAGCCGGCTGATAAAAAAATACAAGAATCGTCGTCTGTACGATATGGAAAAAAGTAAATACATTACTGTCGAAGAATTGCAGCAGTATGTGATTGAGGGCATTGATTTTCGCGTAGAGGACTCAACAAGCAATCAGGACATCACCAACAGTACTCTCCTGCAGATTTTCATGGAGATGGAAAGCGGAACAACACAATTTCTTTCCCCTGAGGTTCTAAGACAGTTAATAATACTGGCGAGACATCCGATGCATCAGTTGTTTGCTAATATGCTGGAGCAGTTCTTCACCAATATGCAGGCGTCACTGAAATCAAATCCCTATCTGAATAATGCCCAGCAAACGAATCTTGTATGGCAACAGCAAATGCAGCAGTTCGTTTCTCAATGGCAGAAAATATTCAAGACCAGTTAA
- the phbB gene encoding acetoacetyl-CoA reductase produces MDKKNMALITGGTGDIGTAVAKALNAKYKTVVALDIMAADEGPLWQAALNEEGFESIVFRRMNVCDFDECQHVINALVAEFGPVSALINNAGITRDAVFHKMTKQQWDEVLRVNLDGMFNVTRQVVDSMREQAYGRIVNISSVNAQKGQFSQANYAASKAGVYGFTKSLAQEMMLKNVTVNSISPGYVNTRLMKGIRPDILQSIIELIPAKRLAEPEEVAWVVEFLLDDRSRYLTGANLSVNGGLHMY; encoded by the coding sequence ATGGATAAAAAGAATATGGCATTGATTACAGGGGGTACTGGTGACATTGGTACAGCCGTTGCTAAAGCACTCAATGCCAAATATAAAACAGTTGTTGCTTTGGATATTATGGCTGCCGATGAAGGGCCATTATGGCAGGCCGCTTTAAATGAAGAAGGCTTTGAAAGCATTGTTTTCCGCCGGATGAATGTTTGTGATTTTGATGAGTGCCAGCATGTCATCAATGCACTTGTAGCTGAGTTTGGTCCTGTAAGTGCATTAATTAATAATGCCGGAATTACTCGGGATGCCGTATTTCATAAAATGACCAAGCAGCAATGGGACGAAGTGTTAAGGGTCAATCTGGATGGAATGTTTAACGTGACGCGCCAGGTCGTTGATTCCATGCGTGAACAAGCCTATGGGCGCATTGTTAATATTTCATCGGTAAACGCGCAGAAGGGACAGTTTTCTCAAGCCAACTATGCTGCCTCAAAGGCAGGGGTTTACGGATTTACAAAAAGTCTGGCCCAGGAGATGATGCTGAAAAATGTGACGGTTAACAGTATTTCTCCAGGCTATGTGAATACTCGCTTAATGAAAGGAATACGTCCTGATATCCTGCAATCAATTATTGAACTCATCCCTGCCAAGCGTTTAGCGGAGCCAGAAGAAGTTGCCTGGGTTGTGGAGTTTTTACTGGATGATAGAAGCCGTTACCTCACAGGAGCTAACCTGAGTGTTAATGGCGGTTTGCATATGTATTAA
- the phbB gene encoding acetoacetyl-CoA reductase, whose translation MDKMIALVTGGTGGIGSAICQRLAANYHVIACYYKGGKHEEAKRWQQEQKEAGHDIDIVYGDIANYADCEKLVALVTERYGHIDVLVNNAGITVDTSFKKMTPQQWQQVIDANLTSVFNMTRNVLPGMLEKNYGRIISISSINGRKGQFGQCNYAASKAALFGFTKSLAMEVANKGITVNTIAPGYIETPMLAAMKEEVLKSIVANIPVGRLGTPEEVAEAVAFLAAKTSGFITGSNLDINGGQYMS comes from the coding sequence ATGGACAAAATGATAGCCTTGGTTACTGGAGGTACCGGTGGGATTGGCTCCGCCATTTGCCAACGTCTGGCAGCTAATTACCACGTGATTGCCTGCTACTATAAAGGTGGAAAACACGAAGAAGCAAAACGCTGGCAGCAGGAACAAAAAGAAGCAGGTCATGATATTGATATTGTTTATGGTGATATCGCCAATTATGCCGACTGCGAAAAATTAGTTGCTCTGGTTACCGAGCGCTATGGTCATATTGATGTACTGGTTAATAATGCCGGTATTACAGTCGATACCAGTTTTAAAAAAATGACTCCGCAACAATGGCAGCAGGTAATTGACGCCAATCTCACTAGCGTCTTTAATATGACGCGTAATGTGCTCCCGGGTATGCTGGAAAAAAATTATGGGCGCATCATCAGCATTTCCTCAATCAATGGGCGAAAAGGGCAGTTTGGCCAGTGCAACTACGCTGCCAGTAAGGCTGCATTATTTGGATTCACCAAGAGCCTGGCGATGGAAGTGGCCAATAAAGGGATTACTGTCAATACTATCGCACCAGGATATATCGAAACCCCAATGCTTGCTGCGATGAAAGAAGAGGTTTTGAAAAGTATTGTTGCAAATATTCCGGTCGGACGTCTGGGAACTCCTGAAGAGGTCGCTGAAGCAGTTGCTTTCCTGGCTGCAAAAACATCTGGATTTATTACTGGCTCCAATCTGGATATCAATGGCGGACAGTACATGTCATAA
- a CDS encoding fatty acid desaturase, whose translation MVHGLLNLSFWGYVVATLILTQITIAGVTLYLHRYQTHRALTLHPVVSHIFRFWLWLTTGMVTAQWVAIHRKHHASTDVEGDPHSPKVLGLKKVLWEGAELYKEASQDKEMVAKYSHGTPNDWVERNIYSRFSSKGILLMFLIDLLLFGVPGITIWAIQMVWIPFHAAGVINGVGHHFGYRNFECHDAATNIFPWGFWIGGEELHNNHHTFASSAKFSVKWWEFDIGWLYIRCLSALGLAKVKKLPPKLGKDAAKLHVDLDTVKAVISNRFQVMSHYYKHVVRPILKTEKKTVVASDKSQKKMFQRAGRLLRLQDSLLSPKAKSRLHALLASREKLRLVYTYRQSLQNIWLKTASSQKELVEALQQWCKQAEESGLEVLQQFAQQIKAYVPKPVRV comes from the coding sequence ATGGTTCATGGCCTTTTAAATCTTTCATTCTGGGGGTATGTTGTTGCTACTCTCATCTTAACTCAGATAACAATCGCAGGTGTTACGTTATACTTGCACCGCTACCAAACGCATCGTGCTTTAACCCTTCATCCTGTCGTCAGCCATATTTTTCGCTTCTGGTTATGGCTCACAACCGGAATGGTTACGGCCCAATGGGTAGCCATTCATCGTAAGCATCATGCATCCACCGATGTCGAAGGGGATCCTCATAGTCCCAAGGTATTAGGACTGAAGAAAGTGCTCTGGGAAGGCGCCGAGCTGTACAAAGAAGCTTCTCAAGATAAGGAAATGGTTGCCAAATACTCCCATGGAACGCCTAATGACTGGGTTGAAAGAAATATCTACAGCCGTTTTTCGTCCAAAGGCATTTTATTAATGTTTCTGATTGACTTGCTGCTATTTGGAGTTCCTGGAATTACGATCTGGGCAATTCAAATGGTATGGATTCCCTTTCATGCAGCAGGAGTAATCAATGGCGTGGGGCATCACTTTGGTTATCGCAATTTTGAATGCCATGATGCCGCGACCAATATTTTCCCATGGGGTTTTTGGATCGGCGGTGAGGAATTGCACAATAATCATCACACCTTCGCTTCTTCTGCCAAATTTTCCGTGAAATGGTGGGAGTTTGATATTGGCTGGTTGTACATTCGATGTCTTTCCGCTCTGGGCTTGGCCAAGGTTAAAAAACTGCCGCCCAAACTCGGTAAAGATGCTGCTAAACTGCATGTTGACCTTGATACGGTTAAAGCAGTTATCAGCAATCGTTTTCAGGTCATGTCGCATTATTACAAACATGTGGTTCGTCCTATTCTGAAGACAGAAAAGAAAACAGTAGTTGCCAGCGACAAATCACAGAAGAAAATGTTTCAGCGAGCTGGCCGTTTACTCCGCCTCCAGGACAGTTTGCTGTCTCCAAAAGCCAAGTCCAGGCTGCATGCGCTGCTAGCCAGCCGCGAGAAGCTGAGATTGGTCTATACTTATCGCCAGTCATTGCAAAATATTTGGCTTAAAACCGCCTCTTCCCAGAAAGAGCTGGTTGAAGCTTTGCAGCAATGGTGCAAGCAGGCAGAGGAGTCTGGTTTGGAAGTTTTACAGCAGTTTGCTCAACAGATTAAAGCGTATGTGCCCAAGCCTGTTCGAGTATGA
- the mutM gene encoding bifunctional DNA-formamidopyrimidine glycosylase/DNA-(apurinic or apyrimidinic site) lyase, producing MPELPEVETTRQGLLSCVRNKLIRNCIVRCQQLRVPVNPQFAESCIGQRIDTVSRRGKYLLLHLSNQGYILIHLGMSGHFRIVQNGLAPGKHDHIDIELDDGQILRYNDTRRFGLCLYSETEPESHPLLARLGPEPLSESFSPNYLYQQSRNRKQAIKSFIMNNDIVVGVGNIYASESLFMAGIHPANAAKALDEKDYERLVAAIRKVLTQALAAGGTTLKDFISPHGKPGYFAFDLQVYGREKLPCVSCSQPLHSIRLAGRSSAYCPSCQPLKKEA from the coding sequence ATGCCTGAATTACCCGAAGTAGAAACCACACGACAAGGACTTCTTTCCTGTGTCAGGAATAAACTGATACGGAATTGCATTGTCCGCTGCCAGCAATTGCGTGTGCCAGTCAATCCGCAATTTGCCGAGAGCTGTATTGGTCAGCGGATTGATACGGTTTCCCGGCGCGGTAAGTATTTACTGCTGCATTTATCTAATCAGGGATACATTCTTATTCATCTGGGTATGTCCGGCCATTTTCGTATAGTGCAGAACGGATTAGCGCCTGGAAAGCATGATCATATCGACATTGAACTGGATGACGGACAAATCCTGCGCTATAACGACACCCGCCGCTTTGGACTATGCCTTTATTCTGAAACTGAACCGGAATCACATCCATTACTGGCCCGCCTTGGCCCAGAACCTTTGTCAGAGTCATTTAGCCCAAATTATCTGTATCAGCAAAGCCGCAATCGTAAACAGGCGATCAAATCCTTTATTATGAATAATGATATTGTGGTCGGCGTTGGTAACATTTATGCCAGTGAGAGTCTGTTTATGGCTGGAATTCATCCTGCCAATGCTGCGAAAGCTCTGGACGAAAAGGATTATGAGCGATTGGTGGCTGCCATCAGGAAGGTTTTAACGCAGGCACTGGCCGCAGGAGGAACCACCCTTAAAGACTTTATTTCACCTCATGGCAAACCCGGCTATTTCGCCTTTGATTTACAAGTCTATGGGCGAGAGAAACTGCCCTGTGTGAGCTGCTCCCAACCACTTCATAGTATTCGACTCGCCGGTAGAAGTTCGGCTTATTGCCCTTCATGTCAACCCCTTAAAAAGGAAGCTTAG
- a CDS encoding lysophospholipid acyltransferase family protein, producing MKISKLRTLWISLVSVGYTANACSRAIFKSWRGNITRPWVDQVIRHWSDKLLKLIGVQCKIINPGNVAPVAGKPTILMCNHTSLYDIPLGFKAFPNHSIRMLAKRELSRIPIMGKGMAAAEFPFIDRHNRHQAIKDLAEARQLMESGIVIWIAPEGTRSKNGRLAAFKKGAFITAIQSQAMIIPIGIRGAYNILPAHTMQFNINQTAEIHIGEAIDASQYTMETRDELVERVHKVMEQLVGESSNSIHEPANELNHNLSESEK from the coding sequence ATGAAGATCAGCAAGCTGCGTACACTATGGATTTCCCTGGTTTCTGTGGGTTATACCGCGAATGCCTGCTCCAGAGCTATTTTTAAGAGTTGGCGGGGAAATATTACTCGTCCCTGGGTCGATCAGGTGATTCGTCACTGGTCTGATAAACTGCTTAAACTGATTGGTGTTCAATGCAAAATCATCAATCCAGGTAATGTGGCGCCCGTGGCAGGCAAGCCTACTATTCTTATGTGTAATCATACCAGTCTTTATGATATCCCTTTAGGCTTCAAAGCCTTCCCCAATCATTCGATTCGGATGCTGGCCAAAAGAGAACTATCCAGAATCCCTATTATGGGTAAAGGAATGGCCGCAGCGGAATTTCCGTTTATTGATCGGCATAATCGCCATCAGGCAATAAAAGATCTGGCTGAGGCCCGGCAATTAATGGAAAGCGGAATTGTCATTTGGATTGCGCCAGAGGGAACACGTTCCAAAAATGGCCGTCTGGCTGCTTTCAAAAAAGGGGCATTTATTACCGCCATTCAATCACAGGCAATGATTATCCCCATCGGGATTCGAGGCGCATACAATATTCTTCCCGCCCATACCATGCAATTCAATATAAACCAGACGGCTGAAATTCATATTGGCGAAGCCATTGATGCTTCACAATATACGATGGAAACCAGAGATGAGCTGGTAGAGCGTGTGCACAAAGTAATGGAACAATTAGTCGGCGAGAGCAGCAACTCCATACATGAGCCAGCTAATGAGTTAAACCATAACCTGTCGGAATCTGAGAAATAA
- the ggt gene encoding gamma-glutamyltransferase — protein MKKLIASLLVLACGFSHAKTVQEKPGGYAIASAHPLATNAGLAVLAKGGNAFDAVIAVSAALAVVAPYHSGLGGGGFWLLHRAEDKKNTLIDGREVAPLAAHKTMFWDKNGKVIPELSLNGGLAAAIPGEPAALAYIASHYGKLPLSESLAPAIQLAENGFPVDQQFYNFSTMSDRLEQMRKYPATAKVYLHDGRPYSVGECLKQPELAKTLRLLASKGHAGFYQGEVAEKLVAGAKAAGGIWTLKDLSNYQVKEREPLQGAYHNMLIITAPPPSAGGIELLTMLNILSAFPLESLDRAQWIHYLVEAMRLSFWQGNQMLADPDFVKIPIDRLISAAEAKKLRQFISPDKATPSSILAESRFFHGGKNTTHIAILDKEGNRVSATLTVNFIFGSSVVAEGTGVLLNDEMDDFSSKPGQKNVYGLVGSELNVIEPGKRPLSSMTPSFLEMPGRLAIVGTPGGSRIPTMVLLATLAFYDYGGAISMVSAMRFHHQYLPDWLQFEPDAFSLQIQEKLKKMGYQLMPLAQPYGDMQAITWDRERNIISAASDPRRIGLASVISQIPTGYGLTH, from the coding sequence ATGAAGAAACTGATTGCTTCTTTACTTGTGTTGGCATGTGGTTTTTCCCATGCTAAAACGGTTCAGGAGAAACCGGGTGGCTATGCTATCGCCTCTGCTCATCCGCTGGCCACTAATGCCGGCCTTGCGGTCCTGGCAAAGGGGGGTAATGCGTTTGACGCAGTTATCGCTGTAAGTGCTGCACTGGCTGTAGTTGCTCCCTATCACAGCGGTCTGGGAGGCGGTGGTTTCTGGCTCTTGCACCGGGCAGAAGATAAAAAAAATACATTAATCGATGGGCGCGAAGTCGCTCCATTGGCTGCACATAAGACCATGTTCTGGGATAAAAATGGCAAGGTAATTCCTGAGTTATCACTTAATGGAGGACTGGCAGCGGCTATTCCCGGGGAACCGGCGGCATTGGCCTACATTGCTTCGCATTATGGGAAACTGCCCTTGTCGGAAAGCCTTGCGCCGGCAATCCAACTAGCCGAAAACGGTTTTCCTGTTGACCAACAGTTTTACAATTTTTCAACGATGAGTGATCGCCTGGAGCAAATGCGAAAATACCCGGCCACTGCAAAGGTCTATTTACATGATGGCCGACCCTATTCAGTAGGCGAATGCCTGAAACAGCCGGAGTTAGCGAAAACGCTTCGCTTGTTAGCCAGTAAAGGTCATGCTGGGTTCTATCAGGGCGAAGTGGCAGAAAAACTGGTTGCAGGAGCGAAGGCCGCAGGGGGAATCTGGACCCTTAAGGATTTGAGCAATTATCAGGTTAAAGAACGTGAGCCCTTGCAAGGGGCTTATCATAATATGCTTATTATCACAGCACCGCCTCCTTCCGCGGGTGGAATAGAATTATTGACAATGCTTAATATTTTAAGTGCCTTCCCTCTGGAGTCGCTGGACCGTGCACAATGGATTCATTATCTCGTTGAGGCGATGCGCCTGTCATTCTGGCAGGGTAACCAAATGCTTGCCGATCCTGATTTTGTTAAAATACCGATAGATCGTCTCATTTCGGCCGCAGAAGCTAAAAAGCTGCGCCAGTTTATTTCTCCTGATAAAGCAACGCCCAGCAGCATCCTCGCCGAAAGCCGGTTTTTTCATGGTGGGAAAAATACAACGCATATTGCCATATTGGACAAGGAGGGCAATCGGGTATCAGCGACCTTAACTGTCAATTTTATCTTTGGTTCGAGTGTGGTTGCTGAAGGAACGGGCGTCTTATTGAATGATGAGATGGATGATTTTTCATCCAAGCCCGGGCAGAAAAATGTGTATGGTCTGGTCGGCAGTGAACTGAATGTGATTGAGCCTGGGAAGAGGCCTTTATCCAGTATGACGCCCAGTTTTCTGGAAATGCCAGGGCGTTTGGCGATTGTCGGAACCCCAGGCGGGAGCCGTATTCCGACAATGGTTCTCTTGGCTACTCTCGCGTTCTATGATTATGGCGGGGCAATCAGCATGGTTTCGGCAATGCGTTTCCATCATCAGTATTTGCCAGACTGGCTGCAGTTTGAACCGGATGCCTTTTCCTTGCAAATTCAGGAGAAATTAAAGAAGATGGGTTATCAACTGATGCCCCTGGCTCAACCCTATGGCGATATGCAGGCAATCACCTGGGACAGGGAAAGAAATATCATTTCTGCGGCCTCTGATCCCAGAAGAATAGGCCTGGCTTCGGTTATTTCTCAGATTCCGACAGGTTATGGTTTAACTCATTAG
- the coaD gene encoding pantetheine-phosphate adenylyltransferase, producing MKQRAVYPGTFDPVTCGHVDIISRAATIFPELIVAVAGNEAKKPYFPLDVRIELLRESLKDIPGVSVVGFNNLLIDFVQEQKAGIILRGLRAVNDFEYEFQLAGMNRKLCRDIETLFLTPSENLLFISSTLVREIANLEGEISQFVPPCVVKAFAERKSA from the coding sequence ATGAAACAACGAGCAGTTTATCCCGGTACTTTTGACCCTGTAACCTGTGGCCATGTCGATATCATCAGTAGAGCAGCGACTATTTTTCCGGAATTAATCGTTGCTGTGGCTGGTAATGAAGCTAAAAAACCGTATTTTCCGCTGGATGTCCGAATTGAGCTATTGAGAGAGTCCCTGAAAGACATTCCCGGTGTTTCTGTGGTAGGTTTCAACAACTTATTGATTGATTTCGTACAGGAACAGAAAGCAGGCATTATTTTGCGCGGCCTTCGTGCAGTCAATGATTTTGAATACGAGTTCCAGTTAGCCGGCATGAACAGAAAGCTGTGCAGGGACATTGAAACCCTTTTCTTGACTCCATCAGAAAATCTCTTATTTATTTCATCCACTTTAGTAAGAGAAATCGCTAATTTAGAAGGCGAGATTTCTCAATTCGTGCCCCCTTGCGTTGTAAAGGCCTTTGCTGAGAGGAAGAGTGCCTGA
- the lolB gene encoding lipoprotein insertase outer membrane protein LolB produces MNAFKYLGLLSLVCLTACAPKPPATEISPDQLAAAEPPPTSTPLAPSASETTLNATGQKAQNTKAAISEQNTKAGKTDTSVTKTAANGISSWEISGAMAARSKNKAWSASVNWVQRGISNYQIRLFGPLGSGTVLIQKQGGQVSFRDGPKSATSSNAEQLLLQQTGVRLPVTSLYYWVRGVPAPGKVQTAVKDPSGYLTLLRQGGYTIQYLGYTKSGNAYLPSQIKLQGNGVFIKFVIKRWRV; encoded by the coding sequence ATGAATGCATTTAAGTATCTGGGATTACTATCACTCGTTTGTCTTACTGCTTGCGCGCCAAAACCGCCAGCTACAGAAATATCACCCGACCAGTTAGCCGCAGCTGAACCTCCGCCCACGAGCACGCCTCTTGCGCCTTCAGCATCCGAAACAACACTCAACGCCACTGGACAAAAAGCCCAGAACACAAAAGCAGCAATATCAGAGCAAAATACCAAGGCAGGAAAAACGGACACCAGCGTTACAAAAACAGCAGCGAATGGAATCTCTTCATGGGAAATTTCCGGGGCTATGGCTGCCCGAAGCAAAAACAAGGCATGGAGTGCTTCAGTTAACTGGGTTCAACGCGGGATAAGTAATTATCAAATCAGGCTTTTTGGCCCGCTGGGCAGCGGAACAGTGCTCATTCAGAAACAGGGTGGGCAGGTCAGCTTCCGCGACGGACCGAAATCAGCTACATCCAGTAATGCTGAGCAGCTTTTACTACAGCAAACGGGTGTCCGCTTACCCGTGACCAGCCTTTATTATTGGGTACGCGGCGTTCCTGCACCCGGTAAAGTACAAACAGCCGTCAAGGATCCTTCCGGTTATTTAACGCTGCTGCGGCAAGGAGGCTATACCATTCAATATCTGGGCTATACCAAATCTGGCAATGCCTATTTGCCCAGCCAGATAAAACTTCAGGGAAATGGGGTCTTTATCAAGTTTGTGATTAAACGCTGGAGAGTCTAG
- a CDS encoding ribose-phosphate pyrophosphokinase codes for MSTMMLFTGNANPELALNIATHLQIPIGQATVGTFSDGETMVEILENVRGKDIFVIQSTCAPANDNLMELLTMADALRRSSAGRITAVVPYFGYARQDRRVRSARVPITAKVVADMMASVGICRVLTVDLHADQIQGFFYMPVDNVYSTPILLDDIKQQNLSKLMVVSPDVGGVVRARAMAKRLNDAELSIIDKRRSGPNKSEVMHIIGEPNGKNCLIIDDIVDTAGTLCSAALQLKRNGAISVRAYITHAVLSGPAVDNIVNSSLDEVVVTDTIPLSEKAKQCPKIRIVSLADMLAQAIKRVNVEESVSSMFAD; via the coding sequence ATGTCGACTATGATGCTCTTTACCGGCAATGCTAATCCAGAATTAGCTCTCAATATTGCTACACACCTGCAAATACCTATTGGCCAGGCCACAGTCGGAACTTTCAGCGATGGTGAAACTATGGTTGAAATTCTCGAAAATGTCCGCGGCAAGGATATTTTTGTCATACAATCAACCTGCGCTCCAGCAAATGATAATCTGATGGAGTTGCTAACAATGGCGGATGCCTTACGGCGCTCATCCGCTGGGCGTATCACCGCAGTAGTTCCCTATTTTGGCTATGCCAGGCAGGATAGACGCGTCCGTTCCGCCAGAGTTCCCATCACGGCCAAAGTGGTTGCGGATATGATGGCTTCCGTAGGTATCTGCCGTGTATTGACGGTTGACCTGCACGCTGATCAAATCCAGGGTTTTTTCTACATGCCAGTGGATAACGTCTATTCTACCCCCATACTTCTCGACGATATCAAACAGCAGAATCTAAGTAAATTGATGGTTGTTTCTCCCGATGTGGGTGGTGTAGTTCGTGCCAGAGCGATGGCCAAGCGGCTCAATGATGCGGAGCTATCAATCATTGATAAACGACGAAGTGGTCCTAACAAATCGGAAGTGATGCACATTATCGGTGAACCGAATGGAAAGAACTGTCTCATTATTGATGACATTGTAGATACCGCAGGAACTCTTTGTTCTGCAGCCCTTCAGCTCAAACGTAATGGTGCAATCAGTGTAAGAGCCTATATCACTCATGCTGTGCTTTCCGGTCCCGCAGTGGATAATATTGTCAATTCATCCCTCGATGAAGTTGTAGTTACTGACACTATCCCGCTATCCGAAAAAGCCAAACAATGTCCAAAAATCCGCATAGTCAGTTTGGCCGATATGCTTGCCCAGGCAATCAAGCGTGTCAATGTGGAAGAGTCTGTCAGCTCCATGTTTGCAGATTAA